A single genomic interval of Lacrimispora sphenoides JCM 1415 harbors:
- the rplC gene encoding 50S ribosomal protein L3, which produces MKKGILATKVGMTQIFNENGVLTPVTVLQAGPCVVTQVKTVENDGYSAVQVGYVDKREKLVSKPIKGHFDKAGVSYKRYVREFKLENADQYSVKDEIKAEIFAAGDKIDATAISKGKGFQGAIKRHGQSRGPMAHGSKFHRHAGSNGAASDPSKVFKGKKMPGQMGNKKVTIQNLEIVKVDAENNLILVKGAIPGPKKSLVTIKETVKASK; this is translated from the coding sequence ATGAAGAAGGGTATTTTAGCTACCAAAGTCGGAATGACACAGATCTTCAATGAGAACGGAGTCTTAACTCCGGTAACAGTTCTTCAGGCAGGTCCTTGTGTAGTAACACAGGTTAAGACTGTTGAGAACGATGGTTACAGTGCAGTACAGGTTGGTTACGTTGATAAGAGAGAAAAGCTTGTCAGCAAACCAATTAAGGGCCATTTTGATAAGGCCGGTGTCTCTTACAAGAGATACGTAAGAGAGTTTAAGCTTGAGAATGCTGACCAGTATTCTGTAAAAGATGAAATCAAAGCTGAGATCTTTGCAGCAGGCGACAAGATCGATGCAACCGCAATCTCCAAAGGTAAAGGTTTCCAGGGTGCTATTAAGAGACACGGACAGTCCAGAGGACCTATGGCTCATGGTTCCAAGTTCCACCGCCATGCAGGTTCCAACGGTGCAGCTTCTGACCCTAGCAAGGTATTCAAGGGCAAAAAGATGCCTGGCCAGATGGGTAACAAGAAGGTAACAATCCAGAACCTCGAAATCGTTAAGGTTGATGCAGAAAACAACCTGATTCTGGTTAAGGGTGCTATACCAGGACCTAAGAAGTCTTTAGTAACAATCAAGGAAACAGTAAAAGCATCTAAATAA